A region from the Leptolyngbya iicbica LK genome encodes:
- a CDS encoding CHAT domain-containing tetratricopeptide repeat protein gives MSKHDWLMGGAITGLLLGMALPSQAQIQSLSPLSSATQGPDASQQLASRSQSTSDMTRGSVSQQVSGGERYESVDHEFAGAAGERVFLEINTSGFDVQMRLVGPNGETVAQASTQETRMPFATLRADLPSYGQYRVVVSTVEPSAAGTYGLSWAIIHDFAIVQSEGNVPPESINGSLSPTSRTLDDGSYFEIHTFEGVEREALLIEMESTDFQPALVLINPAGESMAADRDRSREDNAEMLVVLPTSGTYLILAQSRQPRQTGQYRLSWRTPEANELQQIQLSSDIPADAYAQGQRNLTGFLPSEQASEAFFQNSFSAAIPLMEEDLITARLRLGDRHPDVAESLYGLATLYLMQNRYADAEPLLLEALDIYQAQPTGYAAQQAMVLDSLGAIAVQREQLDQAAEFYEAALAMLQADPGDRADLVALMETNLAFVRQAQGREGAEPNLPTANNDPTSETEALLAQTVARAREGDDPFDLAVKIETLASYYVTQQRYDAAETLYREALTIYQAQYPEAEVESPQVSTSLNNLALIYQTQGRYPEAEALYTQALNNYDRYITSISSIGDNGYTTPQIQALAASHRIYMVPMFYNLAGLYRAQGDVPQAIATLRKGIAIEEVSLDISLANLGNSDRIAYVAKLANTLNYVVSLHLDTAPHSTPAAQFALTNLLRRKGRVLEAGVRAQEILRQRGTPEDLYLLAQLIRGQQELANLTTQRPANLSDREYQTRLTRLRSEVNQLEAAIARQSADLSLAGQPVELPAIQQRIPDNGVLIEFIRYRPFDPTQPLGDRFNEANFTAAGSNNFAAPRYAAYLLFPDGRIVARDLGDAATIEAAVQDFVGILQNPATDFSATAGSDAVAEITQNISDLVLGAISPDLAGVEHLLISPDGQLNLLPFEALQTEPGGDYLVQQYQISYLNSGRDLLKLDAVEPSQNPALILADPDYETAANFPRSDVAAGSGTRADSRAADFRQLQFTRLPGTAAEAEAIRPFLPNARVLTTDQATENAVKQVQAPRILHIATHGFFLTDVEPPAVEGRGIGVVASDGTLPSPLPRASVDVENPLLRSGLALAGFNRRRSGSEDGVFTALEASSLNLLGTQLVVLSACDTGLGDIANGEGVYGLRRAFAIAGAESQLMSLWQVSDFGTQSLMARYYEKLAAGLGRSAALRAVQLEMLASDGEYQHPYYWAAFILAGDWRSL, from the coding sequence ATGAGTAAGCATGATTGGCTGATGGGCGGTGCCATCACCGGGCTATTGCTGGGCATGGCCTTGCCGAGTCAGGCTCAGATCCAGTCCCTCTCACCCCTCTCGTCTGCCACCCAGGGGCCAGACGCCTCGCAGCAATTGGCGTCCCGCAGCCAGTCGACCTCAGACATGACGCGCGGTTCGGTCAGCCAGCAAGTGAGCGGCGGTGAGCGCTACGAGAGCGTCGATCATGAGTTTGCGGGCGCAGCGGGTGAACGGGTCTTTCTTGAAATCAACACCAGCGGCTTTGATGTCCAAATGCGGTTGGTTGGCCCCAATGGCGAGACCGTAGCGCAAGCCTCGACCCAAGAAACCCGGATGCCCTTTGCGACCCTGCGGGCTGATTTGCCGTCGTACGGGCAATACCGGGTGGTCGTGAGCACAGTGGAACCGTCTGCGGCTGGTACCTATGGGCTGAGTTGGGCCATCATCCATGACTTTGCGATCGTGCAAAGCGAGGGGAATGTGCCACCGGAATCGATTAACGGCAGCCTGAGCCCAACTAGCCGCACGTTAGACGATGGCAGTTATTTCGAGATTCATACCTTTGAAGGCGTCGAACGAGAAGCGCTGTTGATTGAGATGGAAAGCACTGACTTCCAGCCGGCCCTAGTGCTCATCAATCCCGCCGGGGAGAGCATGGCTGCCGATCGCGATCGCAGTCGTGAGGATAACGCTGAAATGCTGGTAGTCCTCCCGACCAGTGGCACTTATCTGATTCTCGCCCAGTCTCGTCAGCCCAGGCAAACGGGGCAATACCGCTTATCGTGGCGTACGCCGGAGGCCAACGAGCTCCAGCAGATTCAGCTGTCATCAGACATTCCAGCAGATGCCTATGCCCAAGGTCAACGAAACCTGACGGGATTTTTGCCTAGTGAGCAAGCTTCAGAAGCTTTCTTTCAGAATTCATTTAGCGCGGCCATTCCGCTGATGGAAGAAGATCTCATCACAGCACGCTTACGCTTGGGCGACCGTCATCCTGATGTTGCCGAGAGTTTGTATGGCTTGGCGACTTTGTACTTGATGCAAAATCGCTACGCCGATGCCGAACCGCTGTTGCTGGAGGCGCTCGATATCTATCAAGCCCAGCCCACAGGCTATGCAGCGCAGCAGGCGATGGTTTTGGATAGTTTGGGGGCGATCGCGGTGCAGCGCGAGCAGTTAGATCAGGCTGCCGAATTCTATGAGGCGGCATTAGCGATGTTGCAGGCTGATCCGGGCGATCGCGCTGACCTGGTGGCGCTAATGGAAACGAACCTGGCCTTTGTCCGGCAAGCTCAAGGTCGCGAAGGCGCAGAGCCTAACTTGCCTACTGCTAATAACGATCCCACTAGTGAGACCGAAGCGTTGCTGGCCCAAACTGTCGCTCGGGCTCGGGAAGGCGATGATCCCTTTGATCTCGCGGTCAAAATCGAGACTTTAGCCAGTTATTACGTCACGCAGCAGCGCTATGACGCGGCTGAAACGCTGTATCGAGAAGCCCTGACGATTTATCAAGCACAATATCCTGAGGCGGAAGTTGAGTCGCCGCAAGTCTCCACGAGCCTCAACAACCTTGCGTTGATTTATCAAACCCAGGGCCGCTATCCCGAAGCCGAAGCCCTTTACACCCAGGCGTTAAACAATTACGACCGCTACATTACTTCGATTTCTAGCATTGGCGACAACGGCTACACGACGCCGCAAATCCAAGCCTTAGCGGCGAGTCATCGCATCTACATGGTGCCGATGTTTTATAACCTGGCGGGGCTATATCGGGCTCAAGGTGACGTGCCGCAAGCGATCGCTACCCTGCGCAAAGGCATTGCGATCGAAGAAGTCAGTTTAGACATTAGCCTGGCCAATCTGGGCAACAGCGATCGCATTGCCTATGTTGCCAAGCTGGCGAATACCCTCAATTACGTGGTTTCTCTACACCTCGACACGGCCCCCCATTCCACCCCAGCCGCCCAGTTTGCCTTGACCAATTTGCTGCGCCGCAAAGGGCGCGTTTTAGAAGCGGGGGTCAGAGCCCAAGAAATTTTGCGGCAGCGGGGCACGCCTGAAGATCTCTATTTGCTTGCTCAGTTGATCAGGGGGCAGCAAGAACTGGCGAATCTCACCACCCAGCGACCGGCCAACCTGTCTGACCGAGAATATCAGACGCGACTCACGCGGCTGCGGAGTGAGGTAAATCAGTTGGAAGCGGCGATCGCCCGTCAGAGTGCCGACCTCTCTCTGGCAGGCCAACCCGTGGAACTCCCAGCGATTCAGCAACGCATTCCTGACAATGGCGTCCTGATTGAGTTCATTCGCTACCGGCCCTTTGATCCGACGCAACCGCTGGGCGATCGCTTCAATGAGGCTAACTTTACGGCGGCTGGGTCCAATAATTTTGCGGCCCCCCGCTATGCGGCCTACCTGTTGTTCCCCGACGGGCGGATCGTGGCCCGAGATCTAGGGGATGCCGCGACAATTGAGGCGGCGGTGCAAGACTTTGTCGGGATCTTGCAAAATCCGGCTACTGACTTTTCGGCAACGGCGGGCAGTGATGCGGTTGCCGAGATTACGCAAAACATTTCAGATTTGGTGTTGGGGGCGATCTCGCCCGACTTGGCAGGAGTTGAGCATCTGCTGATTTCCCCCGATGGACAACTCAACTTACTCCCGTTTGAAGCGCTGCAAACCGAACCGGGGGGTGATTATCTGGTGCAGCAATACCAGATCAGCTATCTCAACTCCGGGCGCGACCTGCTCAAATTGGATGCGGTGGAGCCGAGTCAAAATCCGGCGCTGATCCTGGCGGATCCGGACTACGAGACTGCCGCCAACTTCCCTCGCTCAGATGTGGCCGCCGGGTCAGGGACAAGAGCCGACAGTCGGGCGGCTGATTTCAGACAGCTGCAATTTACGCGACTACCGGGGACGGCCGCCGAGGCCGAAGCGATTCGCCCGTTCTTGCCCAACGCCAGGGTCTTGACGACCGACCAGGCGACAGAAAATGCGGTAAAGCAAGTCCAGGCTCCGCGCATCCTCCATATCGCTACCCACGGCTTCTTTTTGACGGATGTGGAGCCGCCAGCCGTAGAAGGTCGAGGCATTGGTGTGGTCGCTAGCGATGGCACCTTGCCGAGTCCGCTGCCCCGCGCCAGTGTTGATGTCGAAAATCCCCTACTGCGCTCTGGTCTGGCATTAGCGGGTTTCAACCGTCGCCGTAGCGGCAGTGAAGACGGCGTATTTACGGCTTTAGAAGCCTCTAGCCTCAACCTCTTGGGCACTCAACTCGTCGTGCTGTCTGCTTGTGACACTGGTCTGGGCGATATCGCCAATGGTGAAGGGGTGTATGGATTGAGACGAGCGTTTGCCATCGCGGGGGCCGAATCTCAACTGATGAGCCTGTGGCAGGTGAGCGATTTTGGCACTCAGAGCCTGATGGCGCGTTATTACGAAAAACTGGCCGCTGGCCTGGGGCGTAGCGCCGCGTTGCGGGCGGTGCAGTTAGAAATGCTGGCGTCCGACGGCGAGTATCAACATCCCTACTATTGGGCGGCATTCATTTTGGCCGGCGATTGGCGATCGCTCTAA
- a CDS encoding NAD(P)-dependent oxidoreductase codes for MKVAFVGLGTMGGPMALNLLRAGHEVTVHNRTRDRELPLMEAGAKRADSPQAAAQAAEVVITCVSDTPDVEAVILGDNGIIHGAQPGTVVVDMSTISPTVTHAIAAALAERQIDMVDAPVSGGSEGAQKGTLSIMAGGDAAVVEKVRPVLAAMGKTITHVGPIGAGQTTKAINQIIVAGTYWAIAEGLALGMKADLDMERVVQAVSGGAAGSWGLDNRSGNMIKNDYPLGFRVRLHRKDLNIALEAARELGVTLPMAAYVEQIETGLIGRGFGDEDVSAIARSIREQSGLDD; via the coding sequence GTGAAAGTGGCATTTGTGGGATTGGGCACGATGGGTGGCCCCATGGCTTTGAATTTGCTCCGGGCGGGCCACGAGGTGACGGTGCACAATCGCACCCGCGATCGCGAACTGCCTCTGATGGAAGCTGGGGCAAAACGGGCTGACTCACCTCAAGCTGCCGCGCAAGCAGCTGAAGTCGTGATCACCTGTGTCAGTGACACCCCTGATGTGGAAGCGGTGATTTTGGGGGACAACGGTATCATTCACGGGGCGCAACCAGGCACAGTCGTCGTTGATATGTCCACGATTAGCCCCACGGTGACACACGCGATCGCGGCCGCGTTGGCCGAGCGGCAGATTGATATGGTGGATGCCCCGGTGTCCGGCGGTTCCGAGGGGGCACAGAAGGGGACGCTGTCGATCATGGCTGGGGGCGATGCCGCTGTGGTGGAAAAAGTGCGGCCTGTCCTTGCCGCCATGGGCAAAACGATCACCCACGTGGGGCCGATTGGGGCGGGACAAACCACCAAAGCCATTAACCAAATTATTGTGGCGGGGACTTACTGGGCGATCGCCGAAGGACTGGCCCTCGGCATGAAAGCTGACCTCGATATGGAGCGCGTCGTGCAGGCTGTCAGTGGCGGAGCCGCCGGGTCTTGGGGACTGGATAATCGCTCTGGCAACATGATCAAAAATGACTATCCTCTTGGGTTTCGCGTGCGGCTGCACCGCAAAGACCTCAACATTGCCCTCGAAGCGGCTCGGGAGTTGGGGGTCACACTGCCCATGGCCGCTTATGTGGAGCAAATCGAGACGGGGCTGATCGGGCGCGGTTTTGGCGACGAAGATGTGTCGGCGATCGCCCGCAGCATCCGCGAGCAATCTGGCCTCGATGATTAA
- a CDS encoding chromosome segregation ATPase, with protein sequence MSSSQHSNSQWSQGSSAQPSRLRAGAPPPPKRDQRPRPASRPATAASRSGRPPTPPQARATQSPVVDSETLQFDEPPTNRRFNRWLIGAFLMVVALGGVAGASAVSLMSIPNLPNCRAVSWRFASAATRLQCAEAYADQGTVESLLAAIALVEALPDDHPMRGEINDRVELWADEILHIADQTFNQGELETAIDMAQQIPENTAAAALVSDRIERWQAIWEQAESIFRKAENHLRASQFREAFSAAIQLRTVDNEYWANTRYDELTSLISRTREEVNILANAERTASSGTLEGIVTALEQVAAISSESYVYGDAQTILKSLSRDLLALAEAALEDRNSAEALRILAEIPKSVDLGQEVADFRTLADAYELTWSRTTTGYEAAIVRLQSITRDRPLYEKARTLRRQWQAELEAVAQLNWAQQIARPGTVDSLRAAIAEAEEISTSNPFWDDTQDQIDTWRRSIALIEDQPYIDQAKLIAVAGDPASLQAAINEVQQISSNSYLYDEAQDLAADWRWQIQRIENRPILTQAQRLADAGNFGQAINVASQIPASEAVYDEAQAAISDWQTEEASLYAYQQALLVAETGTVSALARAINLAQQVPTSSPDWSLAQQAANQWSWDIMGIAESTAFSNPTEAISIVQQIPSGTAAYPAAQQRLQAWRQPLTNPAGVEAVNQ encoded by the coding sequence ATGAGCAGTTCCCAGCACTCCAATTCCCAGTGGTCTCAGGGCAGTTCGGCCCAGCCTTCTCGATTGCGGGCCGGTGCCCCACCCCCACCCAAACGCGACCAGCGACCGCGACCTGCGTCCCGACCCGCGACAGCCGCGTCACGGTCAGGGAGACCCCCAACCCCGCCCCAGGCGCGAGCTACTCAGTCCCCCGTGGTGGACTCTGAGACCCTTCAGTTTGACGAACCGCCCACGAATCGTCGATTTAACCGCTGGCTCATCGGTGCGTTTCTCATGGTGGTAGCGTTAGGGGGCGTGGCGGGCGCTTCGGCGGTGAGTCTGATGAGCATTCCCAATTTGCCCAACTGTCGGGCGGTGTCATGGCGGTTTGCGTCGGCTGCAACCCGATTGCAATGTGCCGAAGCCTATGCCGATCAGGGCACGGTGGAAAGTTTGCTAGCGGCGATCGCCCTGGTGGAAGCCCTGCCCGACGATCACCCGATGCGGGGCGAAATTAATGATCGGGTGGAACTTTGGGCCGACGAAATTTTGCACATTGCCGATCAGACCTTTAATCAGGGCGAGCTCGAAACCGCCATCGACATGGCGCAACAGATTCCCGAGAATACGGCTGCTGCTGCCCTGGTCAGCGATCGCATTGAGCGGTGGCAAGCCATTTGGGAACAGGCCGAATCCATCTTTCGCAAAGCTGAAAATCATTTGCGGGCCTCGCAGTTTCGCGAAGCCTTTTCAGCAGCGATTCAGCTCCGCACCGTTGATAACGAATACTGGGCCAACACTCGTTACGACGAACTGACCAGTCTGATCAGTCGCACCCGCGAAGAAGTCAATATTTTGGCAAATGCCGAACGCACCGCCAGTAGCGGCACTTTAGAAGGCATTGTGACGGCATTAGAACAAGTCGCGGCCATTTCTTCGGAAAGCTACGTGTACGGCGACGCCCAGACAATTTTGAAGTCCCTCAGCCGGGATCTATTGGCTCTGGCAGAAGCCGCCCTGGAAGACCGCAACAGTGCCGAGGCGTTGCGCATCTTAGCGGAAATTCCGAAATCGGTGGACTTAGGCCAAGAAGTGGCGGACTTTCGGACGCTGGCCGATGCCTATGAACTGACCTGGTCGCGCACAACGACGGGCTACGAAGCGGCGATCGTGCGCCTGCAAAGCATCACCCGCGATCGCCCTCTGTATGAAAAAGCGCGGACCCTGCGCCGCCAATGGCAGGCCGAATTAGAGGCTGTGGCTCAACTCAACTGGGCGCAGCAAATCGCTCGTCCCGGCACGGTGGACAGTCTGCGGGCGGCGATCGCCGAAGCCGAGGAAATCAGCACCAGCAATCCCTTTTGGGATGATACCCAAGACCAGATTGATACCTGGCGACGCAGCATCGCCCTGATCGAAGACCAGCCCTACATCGATCAGGCCAAACTCATCGCGGTGGCGGGCGATCCGGCCAGTCTGCAAGCCGCCATTAACGAGGTGCAGCAGATTTCCAGCAATAGCTATCTCTATGACGAGGCGCAAGATTTAGCCGCCGACTGGCGCTGGCAAATTCAAAGAATTGAAAATCGGCCCATCTTGACTCAGGCCCAACGCCTCGCTGACGCCGGCAATTTTGGGCAGGCCATCAACGTGGCCTCACAGATTCCTGCTAGCGAGGCCGTGTACGACGAAGCCCAAGCAGCGATCTCCGACTGGCAAACCGAAGAAGCCAGTCTCTACGCCTATCAACAAGCCCTATTAGTCGCTGAGACAGGGACCGTCAGCGCCCTCGCACGCGCCATAAATTTGGCGCAACAGGTGCCCACCAGCAGCCCCGACTGGAGCCTAGCCCAGCAGGCCGCCAACCAGTGGAGTTGGGATATTATGGGCATTGCGGAATCTACGGCCTTTAGCAATCCCACCGAAGCGATCAGCATTGTGCAGCAGATTCCCTCTGGCACGGCAGCCTATCCCGCCGCCCAACAGCGCTTACAAGCCTGGCGACAGCCGCTGACTAATCCCGCTGGGGTGGAAGCCGTAAATCAATAG
- the metG gene encoding methionine--tRNA ligase codes for MGSVGHQSSTFAVTTPLYYVNALPHIGSAYTTIAADAIARFQRLLGHPVLMITGTDEHGQKIQRTAEERGVAPQDHCDEIVSGFQDLWQRLNINYDRFSRTTAERHEAIVKEFYQRVWESGDIYAGRQQGWYCVSCEEFKEERDLLEGNLCPIHTNKAVEWRDENNYFFKLSNYQAKLEQLYAEQPDFIQPASRRNEVLNFVQQGLQDFSISRVNLDWGFPVPSDPEHTLYVWFDALLGYVTALLDPEDEPTLDNALKQWWPINIHLIGKDILRFHAVYWPAMLMSAGLPLPGRVFGHGFLTKDGQKMGKSLGNTLDPFALVDQYGADAVRFYFLKEIEFGRDGDFNETRFINVLNADLANDLGNLLNRTLKMAGRYCDGKIPTVTPDALGDENPLKDKGSGLAAQVQAAFDQLAFSEACEAALGLVRASNKYLDDTAPWTLYKQGQQAETEAVLYTVLESVRLAGYLLSPIVPGLATAIYNQLGFEGNFDELEIGQRFPYKTHSVWGLLPGEQPLGKAKPIFQRIEVEA; via the coding sequence ATGGGTTCTGTCGGGCATCAATCCAGCACTTTTGCGGTCACAACACCGCTGTATTACGTGAATGCATTGCCGCATATTGGCAGTGCTTACACCACGATCGCGGCGGATGCGATCGCCCGTTTTCAGCGCCTGCTAGGTCACCCGGTACTGATGATCACAGGCACCGATGAACACGGCCAAAAAATTCAGCGCACCGCCGAAGAGCGTGGCGTTGCCCCCCAAGACCACTGCGATGAAATTGTCAGCGGCTTTCAGGATCTGTGGCAGCGATTAAACATCAACTACGATCGCTTTAGCCGCACCACTGCCGAGCGCCACGAAGCGATCGTCAAAGAGTTTTATCAGCGCGTGTGGGAAAGCGGCGACATTTACGCTGGTCGTCAACAAGGTTGGTACTGCGTCTCTTGCGAAGAATTCAAAGAAGAACGCGATCTTCTGGAAGGAAATTTGTGCCCGATTCACACCAACAAGGCAGTGGAATGGCGGGACGAAAACAATTACTTTTTCAAGCTGTCAAATTATCAGGCCAAACTAGAGCAGCTTTATGCCGAGCAGCCGGACTTTATTCAGCCCGCCAGTCGCCGCAATGAAGTTCTGAATTTTGTCCAGCAGGGCCTCCAAGACTTCTCCATTTCGCGGGTCAATTTAGATTGGGGCTTCCCCGTTCCCAGCGACCCTGAGCATACGCTGTATGTCTGGTTTGACGCGCTGTTGGGCTACGTTACAGCCCTGCTTGATCCAGAAGATGAGCCCACGTTAGATAACGCGCTAAAACAGTGGTGGCCGATCAATATTCACCTGATTGGCAAAGATATTCTGCGGTTTCATGCTGTGTATTGGCCTGCCATGCTGATGTCAGCGGGCTTGCCCTTACCGGGCCGAGTCTTTGGCCACGGTTTCCTCACCAAAGATGGCCAAAAAATGGGCAAGAGCTTAGGCAATACCCTTGACCCGTTTGCCCTGGTCGATCAGTACGGAGCCGATGCCGTACGATTTTATTTCTTAAAAGAAATTGAATTTGGGCGAGACGGTGATTTTAACGAGACGCGGTTTATCAACGTCCTCAATGCCGACCTGGCCAACGATTTGGGCAATCTCTTAAATCGCACCCTCAAGATGGCAGGCCGTTATTGCGACGGTAAGATTCCTACTGTCACCCCTGACGCTTTAGGCGATGAAAATCCTCTAAAGGATAAGGGCAGTGGTTTGGCCGCACAGGTACAAGCCGCATTTGATCAACTGGCGTTTAGTGAAGCCTGTGAAGCGGCCTTAGGGTTAGTCCGGGCCAGCAATAAATATCTGGATGACACGGCCCCTTGGACTTTATATAAACAAGGCCAGCAGGCTGAGACGGAAGCTGTACTGTATACCGTTTTAGAGTCGGTGAGATTGGCCGGATATTTACTGTCGCCGATTGTGCCCGGTTTAGCGACCGCCATCTACAATCAATTGGGCTTTGAAGGCAATTTTGATGAGTTAGAAATCGGCCAACGATTTCCTTACAAAACCCACAGTGTTTGGGGCCTGCTGCCTGGTGAACAACCTCTCGGTAAAGCAAAACCCATTTTTCAACGGATTGAGGTAGAAGCTTAA
- a CDS encoding LabA-like NYN domain-containing protein: protein MLNNHDLLSEDPIFTPEQVLENRGRVAIFIDGSNLFYAALQLGIEIDYTKLLCRLTGGSRLFRAFFYTGVDRTNEKQQGFLLWMRRNGYRVIAKDLVQLPDGSKKANLDVEIAVDMMALVDFYDTAILVSGDGDLAYAVDAASYRGARIEVVSLRSMTSDSLINVSDRYIDLEQIKGEVKKLPRQGGYTYRPLSVPEEEEINT, encoded by the coding sequence ATGTTAAACAACCACGACCTGCTGAGCGAAGACCCGATTTTTACGCCAGAACAAGTGTTAGAAAATCGCGGACGAGTCGCAATTTTTATTGACGGTTCTAACCTGTTTTATGCGGCGTTGCAGCTTGGCATTGAGATTGACTACACCAAACTGCTGTGTCGATTGACGGGAGGCTCGCGGCTCTTTCGCGCCTTCTTCTATACTGGCGTCGATCGCACCAATGAAAAGCAACAGGGCTTTTTGCTCTGGATGCGGCGCAACGGCTACCGCGTCATTGCCAAAGACCTGGTGCAGTTGCCGGATGGGTCTAAAAAAGCCAACCTGGATGTCGAAATTGCGGTTGATATGATGGCGCTGGTCGACTTTTACGACACGGCGATTTTAGTCAGTGGCGATGGCGACCTAGCCTATGCGGTGGATGCCGCCAGCTATCGCGGCGCGCGCATTGAGGTGGTGAGTCTGCGATCGATGACTAGCGATAGCCTGATTAATGTGTCCGATCGCTACATTGACCTCGAGCAAATTAAGGGCGAAGTGAAGAAACTGCCCCGCCAGGGTGGCTACACCTATCGCCCGCTGTCAGTGCCTGAAGAAGAAGAAATCAACACCTAA
- the lptC gene encoding LPS export ABC transporter periplasmic protein LptC: MKRSVWWLLAGVAGFIAISVGVRTCSPTGSWWENTAEDSEQVDPRLTLRNVTLEQRDESGNLLWKVDADEVTYSANQEVANLVNPEGELYQDGELLYRVRGDQGIIRENGKLLFLEDNIVATGIQNEMVINAQSLEWQPDNKLMIIRNGLTGSHPQVRAQADEAYIYDGEKRMEFLGNVIATTVTENPDTEPWVKLQSDMLQWRWLEETLETERPIKVERLANGKVTQVLTGQRSLVELDEERATIEGDVQGQLLDVPLNLTADKAMWEVGEEIIRAEDSVRVVNPEEQITVTAQRGQFVLAEEVAVFNQDVVAIAARNNGRLATDRLRWNLADQTVLAEGNVAYQQSNPQLTIRGARAQGRIEEQTVVVDGGDRVVTEIVPNF, encoded by the coding sequence ATGAAACGTTCCGTTTGGTGGCTATTGGCTGGGGTTGCTGGGTTTATTGCGATCTCGGTGGGGGTACGAACCTGTAGTCCCACTGGTTCTTGGTGGGAAAATACGGCCGAGGATAGCGAGCAAGTTGACCCGCGATTGACCCTACGCAACGTCACCCTAGAGCAGCGCGATGAATCGGGCAATCTGCTGTGGAAGGTCGACGCCGATGAAGTCACCTACAGCGCCAACCAAGAAGTCGCGAACTTAGTCAATCCCGAAGGGGAGCTGTACCAAGATGGCGAACTGCTCTATCGCGTCAGAGGCGATCAAGGCATCATCCGGGAGAATGGCAAACTCCTCTTCCTCGAAGACAATATTGTGGCGACGGGCATTCAGAACGAAATGGTGATTAATGCCCAGAGCCTGGAATGGCAGCCTGACAACAAGCTAATGATTATTCGCAACGGGCTGACCGGCAGCCATCCCCAAGTGCGGGCACAAGCCGATGAAGCCTATATCTACGATGGCGAAAAGCGCATGGAGTTTTTGGGCAATGTCATTGCCACGACCGTGACCGAAAATCCTGATACTGAACCCTGGGTCAAATTGCAGAGCGACATGTTGCAATGGCGCTGGCTTGAGGAAACGTTGGAGACCGAACGTCCCATTAAGGTGGAACGTTTGGCAAACGGGAAAGTGACCCAGGTGCTGACCGGACAGCGCAGTCTGGTGGAACTGGATGAAGAACGCGCCACCATCGAGGGCGACGTCCAGGGGCAGTTGCTGGATGTTCCCCTGAACCTAACCGCTGACAAAGCGATGTGGGAAGTCGGAGAGGAAATCATTCGAGCGGAAGATTCGGTGCGCGTCGTGAATCCGGAGGAACAAATCACCGTAACGGCCCAACGTGGACAGTTTGTGTTGGCCGAAGAAGTGGCCGTATTCAATCAAGATGTGGTGGCGATCGCGGCCCGCAACAACGGACGTTTGGCAACTGATCGTCTGCGCTGGAATCTTGCCGACCAAACGGTCTTGGCGGAAGGCAACGTCGCCTACCAGCAGAGCAATCCCCAACTCACGATTCGCGGGGCAAGAGCGCAGGGCCGCATCGAAGAGCAAACCGTCGTGGTGGATGGGGGCGATCGCGTCGTCACCGAAATCGTCCCCAATTTTTAG